One Arthrobacter sp. B3I4 genomic window, GATCGGCCCCTCGTCCAGTTCGCCGTTGACGTAGTGCGCGGTGGCGCCCACGGTTTTCACGCCGCGCGCGTACGCCTGGTGGTAGGGCTTGGCGCCCTTGAAGCTGGGCAGGAAGGAATGGTGGATGTTGATCGCCCGGCCGTCCAGCTTGCGGGTCAGCTCGTCGCTGAGGACCTGCATGTAGCGGGCCAGGACCACGAGTTCGACGTCGAACTCCTCGATCAGCTCCATCAGCCGGCCTTCAGCCTCGGGTTTGGTCGCGGCGGTGACCGGCACGTGGAAGAACGGGATGCCGTGCCATTCCACCAGCGCCTGGTGGTCCGTGTGGTTGGACACCACGGCCACCACGTCGACCGGGAGTTCGCCGATCCTGGCGCGGAACAGCAGGTCATTCAGGCAGTGCCCGAACTTGGACACCATGATCAGCACGCGGCGCCTGGCACCATGCGGTTCCAGCCGCCAGCTCATCCCGAAGCGCTCGGCCACGGCGGCGAATGCGGTCCGCAGGGTATCCGCCGTGGAGGTGTCGCCGTCGGACGCGAAGTGCACGCGCATGAAGAAGTGCCCCTCGGAGCGTTCGCCGAACTGCTGGTTGGCGATGATGTCGCAGCCGTGTTCCAGCAGGAAGCCGGAGACGGCGTGGACGATGCCCGGCG contains:
- the purU gene encoding formyltetrahydrofolate deformylase, translated to MTTTKTETVTGPSAATTVEHVLTLDCPETPGIVHAVSGFLLEHGCDIIANQQFGERSEGHFFMRVHFASDGDTSTADTLRTAFAAVAERFGMSWRLEPHGARRRVLIMVSKFGHCLNDLLFRARIGELPVDVVAVVSNHTDHQALVEWHGIPFFHVPVTAATKPEAEGRLMELIEEFDVELVVLARYMQVLSDELTRKLDGRAINIHHSFLPSFKGAKPYHQAYARGVKTVGATAHYVNGELDEGPIISQQVVEVDHTYGPEDLVAAGRDSECKALSNAVRWHCEGRVILQGNRTVVLR